In Streptomyces violaceusniger Tu 4113, one DNA window encodes the following:
- a CDS encoding RidA family protein yields the protein MTVHTVEIPEDNAVFGQTTSAFAGFGYSAAVRAHGLLFIAGTIGRRADGTIPDTIEEQTEIAIRKIEEILRLENLDLSALVDVTSYHVDIRQHLPGFIEAKQRLVEAPYPTWTIIGVSGLASPGLLVEIRATAAYPDSSR from the coding sequence ATGACCGTCCACACCGTCGAGATCCCTGAGGACAACGCAGTCTTCGGGCAAACCACCAGCGCCTTCGCGGGCTTCGGCTATTCCGCCGCGGTCCGCGCGCACGGCCTCCTGTTCATCGCGGGAACGATCGGCCGCCGAGCCGACGGAACCATCCCGGACACCATCGAGGAGCAGACCGAGATCGCCATCCGGAAGATCGAGGAGATCCTTCGACTGGAGAACCTCGACCTGTCCGCCCTCGTCGACGTCACCAGCTACCACGTCGACATCCGCCAGCACCTGCCCGGCTTCATCGAGGCCAAGCAGCGCCTCGTCGAAGCGCCTTACCCGACCTGGACGATCATCGGGGTCAGCGGCCTCGCCAGCCCGGGACTCCTCGTCGAAATCCGCGCGACCGCCGCGTACCCCGACTCATCCCGGTAG
- a CDS encoding HD domain-containing protein, protein MTGSTHEATADLITLPGTPLADAVVNFIRPVETPSVFNHSVRSYLFARLVAGRLGLAVGHDYHDDLLFAACAMHDLGVASDGPHSQRFEVEGADRAATFLIERGVPAADADQVWQAIALHTSPGIAERRGTLCVLVREGVALDFGGALGADHVDAVTDEQADAVHAAYPRLDMIRSLTDAIVAQAAKNPTNAPRYAIPGEFLRERETFGRTRLEHACRSSRWGN, encoded by the coding sequence ATGACCGGATCTACCCACGAGGCGACCGCCGACCTGATCACGCTGCCCGGCACACCACTTGCCGACGCCGTCGTGAACTTCATCCGACCGGTGGAAACGCCGTCCGTGTTCAACCACAGCGTCCGCAGCTATCTGTTCGCCCGGCTGGTGGCCGGCCGCCTCGGCCTGGCCGTCGGCCACGACTACCACGACGACCTGTTGTTCGCCGCGTGCGCGATGCACGACCTCGGCGTGGCGTCGGACGGCCCGCACAGCCAGCGGTTCGAGGTCGAAGGCGCCGACCGGGCCGCCACATTCCTCATCGAACGCGGAGTGCCCGCAGCCGACGCCGACCAGGTCTGGCAGGCCATCGCCCTGCACACCTCACCGGGCATCGCGGAACGCCGCGGCACGCTGTGCGTGCTCGTCCGCGAAGGCGTCGCCCTCGACTTCGGCGGCGCACTGGGTGCCGACCACGTCGACGCCGTCACCGATGAGCAGGCCGACGCCGTGCACGCCGCCTATCCACGGCTGGACATGATCCGCTCACTCACCGACGCGATCGTCGCGCAGGCCGCGAAGAACCCGACGAACGCACCCCGGTACGCGATTCCCGGCGAATTCCTCCGCGAACGCGAGACCTTCGGCCGGACCCGGCTGGAGCACGCCTGCCGTTCGTCCCGCTGGGGCAACTGA
- a CDS encoding GlxA family transcriptional regulator: MTVHRVAVLALDGVTPLDLAIPTQIFTTRPETPYEMTLCALDAKVVTSAGFALVADGELEQVRTADTVVVPGFEPILQLPDAVLGTLAEARDRGTRVVSICTGAFALAAAGVLDGLHATTHWKHIDELQRGFPAVKVDRDVLYVDEGDVLTSAGVCCGIDLCLHLVRRDLGAVVANEIARGLVAAPHRDGGQAQYVPAPVAVAGQASLSGTRGWALHRLGEPLTLRVLARHAGLSQRTFMRRFTEETGTTPLQWLQGARLSRARELLETTDHPMDRVARDCGLGTAANLRLHFRRALGTTPTAYRRTFGRSTSRGPACSRTS, translated from the coding sequence ATGACAGTGCATCGAGTCGCGGTCCTGGCGCTGGACGGGGTCACCCCGCTCGACCTGGCGATCCCGACGCAGATCTTCACCACCCGGCCGGAAACCCCTTACGAGATGACCCTGTGCGCGCTGGACGCGAAGGTGGTCACCAGCGCGGGGTTCGCCCTGGTAGCCGACGGGGAGCTGGAGCAGGTGCGCACCGCAGACACCGTGGTCGTGCCGGGATTCGAACCGATCCTCCAACTGCCGGACGCCGTGCTCGGCACGCTTGCCGAGGCCCGCGACCGAGGCACGCGTGTGGTGTCGATCTGCACGGGCGCCTTCGCACTGGCCGCGGCGGGCGTGCTGGACGGGCTGCACGCCACGACTCACTGGAAGCACATCGACGAGCTCCAGCGGGGCTTCCCGGCCGTCAAGGTCGACCGCGACGTGCTCTACGTCGACGAGGGCGACGTGCTCACCTCGGCCGGGGTGTGCTGCGGCATCGACCTCTGCCTGCACCTGGTGCGCCGCGACCTGGGGGCGGTGGTGGCCAACGAGATCGCCCGCGGTCTGGTGGCCGCCCCCCACCGGGACGGTGGGCAGGCCCAGTACGTGCCGGCTCCGGTCGCGGTGGCCGGTCAGGCGTCGCTGTCCGGTACCCGGGGATGGGCCCTGCACCGGCTCGGCGAACCGCTCACACTGCGCGTGCTCGCCCGGCACGCGGGTCTCTCGCAGCGCACCTTCATGCGCCGGTTCACCGAGGAGACGGGCACGACCCCGTTGCAGTGGTTGCAGGGCGCCCGCCTCAGCAGGGCGCGGGAACTGCTGGAAACCACGGACCACCCGATGGATCGGGTGGCGCGGGACTGCGGACTGGGCACGGCAGCCAACCTGCGGCTGCACTTCCGACGCGCACTGGGCACCACCCCCACCGCCTACCGCCGCACCTTCGGACGCTCGACGTCGCGCGGTCCGGCCTGTTCACGTACGAGTTGA
- a CDS encoding Lrp/AsnC family transcriptional regulator, with translation MDELDSAIVHHLQADGRQSNRALAEKLGIAPSTCLERTRLLHKRGIIQGYRAQVSLRALNRSVQAMVFTQVRPLRRDVVAAFERSVTQLPEVVSVYTMAGSDDFLVHVTAPDIDHLHAFLLDQFTNRREILSFRTSIIYQHLTNPVLDPLPTETERL, from the coding sequence ATGGATGAACTTGATTCGGCGATCGTGCACCATCTGCAGGCCGATGGTCGGCAGTCCAACCGGGCCCTCGCCGAGAAGCTCGGTATCGCCCCCTCCACCTGCCTCGAACGCACCAGGTTGCTGCACAAGCGCGGCATCATCCAGGGCTACCGGGCCCAAGTCTCCCTGCGGGCACTCAACCGCTCCGTGCAGGCGATGGTCTTCACCCAGGTCCGGCCTCTGCGCCGGGATGTCGTCGCCGCCTTCGAACGGTCGGTGACCCAGCTACCAGAGGTGGTCTCCGTCTACACGATGGCCGGCAGCGACGACTTCCTCGTCCACGTCACCGCCCCGGACATCGACCACCTGCACGCCTTCCTCCTGGACCAGTTCACCAACCGCCGGGAGATTCTCAGCTTCCGCACCTCGATCATCTACCAGCACCTCACCAACCCAGTGCTCGACCCGCTGCCCACAGAGACAGAGCGCCTGTGA
- a CDS encoding Glu/Leu/Phe/Val dehydrogenase family protein, whose protein sequence is MSQALAHEDVIIRRGRRSGLPLIVAVHSRALGPAVGGCRLRRYDTWQHGLADALRLSEAMTYKAAVAGLDFGGGKSVIALDNDTALTPQLRETALEDLGELIASFQGSYRTGPDVGTGPEDMVVLRRFSPYAYCAPEGHGGTGNSGGPTATGVLAALRAGARHVFGDASCTGRTVVISGFGSVGSGIAAGLAAKGAHVVVSDLEASRKEAALASGYGWVEPGQALSAPADILVPAAVGGVLNDVTVPQITARLVVGPANNQLTEERVADALAERGIVWVPDYVASAGGIAYALSRESENYSHEAAQKRVEGIGDTVTRLLDLALSAGTTLLRAAQQIAERRLASSDLEAHAV, encoded by the coding sequence ATGAGCCAAGCACTTGCACATGAGGACGTGATCATTCGACGCGGACGCCGTTCTGGGCTGCCGCTGATCGTGGCAGTCCACTCCCGGGCCCTGGGCCCGGCGGTCGGCGGCTGCCGACTGCGCCGCTACGACACCTGGCAGCATGGACTGGCTGACGCGCTGCGCCTGTCGGAGGCGATGACCTACAAGGCCGCGGTCGCCGGTCTGGACTTCGGCGGCGGCAAGAGCGTGATCGCCCTCGACAACGACACCGCACTCACTCCACAGTTGCGTGAGACCGCACTGGAGGATCTGGGCGAGTTGATCGCCTCCTTCCAGGGTTCCTACCGCACCGGCCCCGACGTCGGCACCGGCCCCGAGGACATGGTGGTCCTGCGGCGTTTCTCGCCGTACGCGTACTGCGCGCCCGAGGGGCACGGCGGTACCGGCAATTCCGGAGGCCCGACCGCCACCGGCGTTCTGGCGGCCCTGCGCGCCGGTGCGCGGCATGTATTCGGCGATGCCTCCTGCACCGGACGGACCGTGGTGATCAGCGGCTTCGGGTCGGTGGGCAGCGGTATTGCCGCCGGCCTGGCCGCCAAGGGCGCGCATGTCGTCGTGTCGGACCTGGAAGCCTCCCGTAAGGAGGCGGCCCTGGCGAGCGGGTACGGATGGGTCGAGCCCGGTCAGGCTCTGTCCGCGCCGGCCGACATCCTGGTCCCGGCTGCCGTCGGCGGTGTACTCAATGACGTGACCGTCCCGCAGATCACCGCGCGCCTGGTCGTCGGCCCGGCGAACAACCAGCTCACCGAGGAGCGCGTGGCCGATGCCCTCGCGGAGCGGGGCATTGTCTGGGTGCCCGACTATGTCGCCAGTGCCGGCGGTATCGCCTACGCCCTGAGCCGGGAGTCGGAGAACTACAGCCACGAGGCCGCGCAGAAGCGGGTGGAGGGCATCGGCGACACCGTGACCCGCCTCCTTGACCTGGCGCTCTCGGCCGGCACCACCCTGCTGCGGGCGGCCCAGCAGATTGCCGAGCGCCGACTGGCGTCCTCGGACTTGGAGGCCCACGCCGTCTGA
- a CDS encoding Hsp20/alpha crystallin family protein, protein MLMRTDPFRELDRLTQQLMGSSGTWSRPSTMPMDAYREGDDYVIALDLPGVSTDAIDIDVERNMLTVKAERRPVAKADDVQMELSERPLGVFSRQLMLADTLDTEHITADYEAGVLTLRIPVAERAKPRKIAIGEGAGRKQISG, encoded by the coding sequence ATGTTGATGCGCACCGACCCGTTCCGCGAGCTTGACCGGCTCACCCAGCAGCTCATGGGCTCGTCCGGCACTTGGTCCAGGCCGTCCACCATGCCGATGGACGCCTACCGTGAGGGTGACGACTATGTGATCGCCCTCGACCTCCCCGGCGTCTCGACCGATGCGATCGACATCGATGTCGAGCGGAACATGCTCACCGTCAAGGCAGAGCGGCGGCCGGTCGCCAAGGCCGACGATGTGCAGATGGAGCTGTCCGAACGGCCTCTCGGAGTCTTCTCCCGCCAGCTGATGCTGGCCGACACCCTCGACACCGAGCACATCACGGCAGACTACGAAGCCGGTGTCCTGACGCTGCGCATCCCCGTCGCCGAGCGGGCCAAGCCCCGCAAGATCGCCATCGGCGAGGGCGCCGGGCGCAAGCAGATCAGCGGCTGA
- a CDS encoding DUF2267 domain-containing protein, translated as MPVQSEYAPTAAEMRFDQMLEKVRYEGAYPTRERAETVVRAVLAGLGRQLTGDERVDLAACLPVEAARALADQIPAPEPLTGWGFVKDIATRVGGTPATARWDTGSVLKVVTQLAGDGLVDRILAQLPSGYALLFGRIELTRAA; from the coding sequence ATGCCGGTCCAGTCCGAATACGCCCCGACCGCAGCGGAGATGAGGTTCGACCAGATGCTGGAGAAGGTCCGCTATGAAGGGGCCTACCCCACCCGTGAACGGGCCGAGACGGTCGTCCGTGCCGTGCTCGCCGGCCTGGGCCGGCAGCTCACCGGCGATGAGCGGGTCGACCTCGCCGCCTGTCTGCCCGTGGAGGCGGCCCGGGCGCTCGCCGACCAGATCCCCGCCCCCGAGCCCCTCACCGGCTGGGGCTTCGTCAAGGACATCGCCACCCGGGTGGGCGGCACTCCCGCCACCGCTCGCTGGGACACCGGCTCCGTCCTCAAGGTCGTCACGCAACTCGCGGGAGACGGGCTGGTGGACCGTATCCTCGCCCAGCTTCCCTCCGGCTATGCCCTCCTGTTCGGCCGGATCGAGTTGACGCGCGCGGCCTGA
- a CDS encoding Y4yA family PLP-dependent enzyme: MVGVPLYLRPRLEPPLTGLLDAGPFLHSLVDALGSPLNVLLPERIAENTERFRDVYRRHHLAGRVYFAHKANRSSSLARRLAAEDPAAVGVDVASLGELRHVLGCGFTPERIMATGPKDPEFLWLAARVGVTVNLDSRGELEQLADLVRKYALPRVDVLLRLSEFESAAGPEASGVRVLSRRSRFGSPAGEAGELLSAVERHRDAVELTGVAYHLDTTGFAEKVRALERCVMVMDECRARGLAPRVVDIGGGFGVGYVADAGEWESYTTALTEAVLGTRPALTWRGHGYGLRNEGGTVRGAAALYPAHRPTAGPGYLDELLSLSAPALGRPSATLLLEHLYDLCAEPGRALVDQCGLSLARVLDVRRTGEGAGPGEYLVRLGMNAGDVSLEEHGVLVDPVLLPRTGGGGERDEEPVGVYLVGNLCLEADLITRRMVFLPRLPRTGDLLAFANTAGYAMDFHAHHAQRQPVARTVAVVREGGSWRWCLDEEYWPITNAGGALS, from the coding sequence GTGGTGGGTGTGCCCCTGTACCTGCGGCCGCGACTGGAACCACCGCTCACCGGGCTGCTGGACGCCGGACCGTTCCTGCACTCCCTTGTCGACGCGCTCGGATCTCCGCTCAACGTGCTGCTCCCGGAGCGGATCGCCGAGAACACCGAACGGTTTCGCGACGTCTATCGCCGTCACCACCTCGCCGGGCGGGTGTACTTCGCGCACAAGGCGAACCGGTCCAGCTCCCTGGCGCGGCGGCTGGCGGCGGAGGATCCGGCCGCGGTGGGGGTTGACGTGGCCTCGCTGGGGGAGTTGCGGCACGTCCTGGGGTGCGGCTTCACTCCGGAGCGGATCATGGCCACCGGGCCCAAGGATCCGGAGTTCCTGTGGCTGGCCGCCCGCGTCGGGGTGACAGTGAACCTCGATTCACGCGGCGAGCTGGAGCAACTGGCCGATCTGGTACGCAAGTACGCCTTGCCCCGGGTCGATGTCCTCCTGCGCCTCTCCGAGTTCGAGTCGGCCGCGGGTCCCGAGGCGTCCGGTGTGCGGGTGCTCTCACGGCGCAGCCGCTTCGGCTCCCCGGCAGGGGAGGCGGGCGAGCTGCTGTCCGCTGTGGAACGCCACCGTGACGCCGTGGAGCTGACCGGTGTCGCGTACCACCTGGACACCACCGGTTTCGCCGAGAAGGTCCGCGCGCTGGAACGCTGTGTGATGGTCATGGACGAGTGCCGGGCCCGGGGCTTGGCGCCGCGCGTCGTCGACATCGGCGGCGGCTTCGGGGTCGGCTACGTCGCCGACGCCGGTGAGTGGGAGAGCTACACCACCGCGCTGACCGAGGCGGTGCTCGGCACCCGTCCGGCCCTGACCTGGCGCGGGCACGGCTACGGGCTGCGCAACGAGGGCGGCACGGTGCGCGGGGCCGCGGCGCTCTACCCGGCGCACCGCCCCACCGCCGGGCCCGGCTACCTCGATGAGCTGCTCTCGCTGTCCGCACCCGCGCTGGGCCGCCCGTCGGCCACCCTGCTCCTGGAGCACCTTTACGACCTGTGTGCCGAACCGGGCCGGGCCCTGGTCGACCAGTGCGGGCTCTCGCTGGCGCGAGTCCTGGACGTACGGCGTACGGGGGAGGGGGCGGGGCCGGGGGAGTATCTGGTGCGTCTCGGCATGAACGCCGGGGACGTGAGCCTGGAGGAGCACGGTGTACTCGTCGACCCCGTCCTGCTGCCCCGTACCGGAGGGGGAGGGGAGAGAGACGAGGAACCGGTGGGGGTGTACCTCGTCGGCAATCTCTGTCTGGAGGCCGATCTGATCACGCGGCGCATGGTTTTCCTCCCCCGGCTGCCGCGCACCGGCGACCTGCTGGCCTTCGCCAACACCGCGGGCTATGCGATGGACTTCCACGCCCATCACGCACAACGGCAGCCGGTCGCCCGCACGGTCGCGGTCGTACGGGAGGGGGGCTCCTGGCGCTGGTGCCTGGACGAGGAGTACTGGCCGATCACCAACGCGGGGGGAGCGTTGTCATGA
- a CDS encoding pyridoxal-phosphate dependent enzyme has product MRYDSITEAIGNTPLVRIDPAVHGLRHIDLYAKLEMLNPFGSVKDRPAWNMALPHLEAAGRRGETVVELSSGNTAKALALLAGMHGLRFKSVTNRMRVPEIKELLLLLGAEIEELPGQSECLDPTDTDDPLTRFHQALTEPGSAYLHTDQYFNPRNTEAHAAGTGPEIVKDLDGRAPDWFIACVGTAGSSTGVARVLREHDPEVRVLGLVAHKSDFIPGIRTIDEVRQVGLFDPATYDTIESVTSEEAIDGMLTLIRRCGLLSGPTGGAAYQGAIRHLRAVDAELTDPGFRRTAVFIVCDRAESYLSYVRQRRPELLGQPRRGHLAAALTGAEVAAQAKVIGVDDARRWIADAEPPPLVVDLRGPHAYAALHIEGSVNFVDELFEELVRGGLPFSKRRPVLLACPVGEKSARYAALLTRMGHPDVRSLAGGIVAWRDAGAPLVRE; this is encoded by the coding sequence ATGAGGTACGACAGCATCACGGAGGCCATCGGCAACACGCCGCTGGTACGCATCGACCCGGCCGTGCACGGCCTGCGCCACATCGACCTGTACGCGAAGCTGGAGATGCTCAACCCGTTCGGCTCGGTCAAGGACCGGCCCGCCTGGAACATGGCCCTGCCTCATCTGGAGGCCGCGGGCCGGCGCGGTGAGACGGTCGTGGAACTCTCCAGCGGCAATACGGCCAAGGCTCTCGCCCTGCTGGCGGGCATGCACGGGCTGCGGTTCAAGAGCGTGACCAACCGGATGCGGGTGCCGGAGATCAAGGAACTGCTTCTGCTGCTGGGCGCCGAGATCGAGGAACTGCCCGGGCAGAGCGAGTGCCTCGACCCGACCGACACCGACGATCCCCTGACCCGCTTCCACCAGGCGCTGACGGAGCCGGGCAGCGCGTATCTGCACACCGATCAGTACTTCAACCCGCGCAACACCGAGGCGCACGCGGCGGGCACCGGCCCGGAGATCGTCAAGGACCTGGACGGGCGGGCGCCCGACTGGTTCATCGCCTGCGTCGGCACGGCCGGTTCGTCGACCGGCGTGGCCAGGGTGCTGCGCGAGCACGACCCGGAGGTACGGGTCCTCGGCCTGGTCGCCCACAAATCGGACTTCATCCCCGGCATCCGCACCATCGACGAGGTGCGCCAGGTCGGCCTGTTCGACCCGGCGACGTACGACACGATCGAGTCGGTGACCTCCGAGGAGGCCATCGACGGCATGCTGACGCTCATCCGGCGCTGCGGACTGCTGTCGGGACCGACCGGAGGCGCCGCCTACCAGGGGGCGATCCGCCATCTGCGGGCGGTGGACGCGGAGTTGACGGATCCGGGGTTCCGCCGGACAGCGGTCTTCATCGTCTGCGACCGGGCCGAGAGCTATCTGAGCTATGTGCGCCAGCGCCGGCCCGAACTCCTGGGGCAGCCCCGCCGCGGACACTTAGCCGCCGCCCTCACCGGCGCCGAGGTGGCGGCCCAGGCCAAGGTCATCGGCGTCGACGACGCCCGGCGGTGGATCGCCGACGCAGAGCCGCCCCCGCTCGTGGTCGATCTGCGGGGCCCGCACGCGTACGCCGCGCTGCACATCGAGGGCTCGGTCAACTTCGTCGACGAGCTTTTCGAGGAACTCGTCCGGGGCGGACTGCCCTTCAGCAAGCGGCGGCCGGTGCTGCTGGCCTGCCCGGTCGGCGAGAAGTCCGCCCGGTACGCCGCGCTGCTGACCCGGATGGGGCATCCCGATGTGCGCAGCCTGGCCGGCGGCATCGTCGCCTGGCGGGACGCGGGCGCGCCGCTGGTGAGGGAATGA
- a CDS encoding aminotransferase class V-fold PLP-dependent enzyme produces the protein MNAVDPVCGEERAEAADWQREAREQFPIIAAHPELAYLDSAATSQKPRAVLEAVQAYLTTSNANAGRGTYPWANRTTELVEGTRQRVKDFLGDPEPQRSDVHFTSGTTEGLRTIARDWLTTYLADGDEILVPFGDHQANLDPWLEARRLLADRGIDIRVRALPYQVESGDYHHRALDRVVGPRTRFVAATHIHHVYGGDMNVHRIRAAVGPDVPIALDAAQSVGHLPVRVDQSTLDVDFVVFSGHKALALPGSGAVWARNSRGPVFRPGGWHGTPNTVGIASLEAAFDWLDTVGTDRIARWTAALTTRLTDGLRRLAAYEILGCQSSLAAGSVVPAAQRRHGIVTFRHHDIRSDDLGFILFSHGFMVRADSLCQAGAAEKDGSVRVSLHVYNTVDEIDRLLTVLASLM, from the coding sequence ATGAACGCGGTGGACCCCGTGTGCGGGGAGGAGCGGGCCGAAGCGGCGGACTGGCAGCGCGAGGCGCGGGAGCAGTTCCCCATCATCGCCGCCCACCCCGAGCTGGCCTACCTCGACAGCGCGGCCACTTCCCAGAAGCCCAGAGCCGTCCTGGAAGCCGTCCAGGCATATCTGACGACCTCGAACGCCAACGCGGGGCGGGGCACCTACCCGTGGGCCAACCGCACCACGGAACTGGTGGAAGGGACCCGCCAGAGGGTCAAGGACTTCCTCGGCGACCCGGAGCCGCAGCGGTCCGACGTCCACTTCACCAGTGGCACCACCGAAGGGCTGCGCACCATCGCCCGTGACTGGCTCACCACGTACCTCGCCGACGGTGACGAGATCCTCGTTCCGTTCGGCGACCACCAGGCGAATCTGGACCCCTGGCTGGAGGCCCGGCGGCTGCTGGCCGACCGGGGAATCGACATCCGCGTGCGGGCACTGCCGTACCAGGTGGAGTCGGGTGACTACCACCACCGGGCGCTGGACCGGGTCGTCGGCCCGCGCACCCGCTTCGTCGCCGCCACGCACATCCACCACGTGTACGGCGGCGACATGAACGTGCACCGCATCCGTGCCGCCGTCGGCCCGGACGTCCCGATCGCTCTGGACGCCGCCCAGAGCGTGGGCCATCTGCCGGTCCGCGTCGACCAGTCCACGCTCGACGTGGACTTCGTGGTCTTCTCGGGGCACAAGGCCCTCGCGCTGCCCGGCTCCGGGGCGGTCTGGGCACGGAACTCGCGAGGGCCGGTGTTCCGGCCCGGCGGCTGGCACGGCACCCCCAACACCGTGGGCATCGCGTCTCTGGAAGCCGCGTTCGACTGGCTGGACACGGTCGGTACGGACCGGATCGCGCGCTGGACCGCCGCCCTCACGACCCGGCTGACCGACGGGCTGCGACGCCTTGCCGCGTACGAGATCCTGGGCTGCCAGTCCAGCCTGGCCGCCGGCTCCGTCGTCCCCGCCGCGCAGCGGCGCCACGGCATCGTCACTTTCCGGCACCACGACATCCGTTCGGATGACCTCGGCTTCATTCTTTTCAGCCATGGCTTCATGGTGCGGGCCGACAGTCTCTGCCAGGCCGGGGCGGCCGAGAAGGACGGCTCGGTGCGGGTCAGTCTGCACGTGTACAACACCGTGGACGAGATCGACCGCCTGCTGACTGTACTCGCGTCGCTCATGTAA
- a CDS encoding class I SAM-dependent methyltransferase has product MGVSMATAKMWVERWERQQQHYAVDREERFTVVADVVEHVTAGRDRPLVLDLGCGPGSLAARLAERLPDAEIVAVDMDPLLLELGRTHHAGAARYVDTLIGDDGWTDALELGRPLDAAVSTTALHYLPEPTLLCTYRRLGSLLRSGGALVNGDHFPQDGPLCSELTAHVGRRRAERAGSHGHEDWESWWAAAARDPELADLFTQREQRRPASGGGNEGGHLTAARHAELLRQAGFGQVAPVWQFGDSHVLVAVKD; this is encoded by the coding sequence ATGGGCGTGAGCATGGCGACGGCCAAAATGTGGGTGGAGCGCTGGGAGCGACAACAGCAGCACTACGCCGTCGACCGCGAGGAGCGGTTCACCGTGGTCGCCGATGTTGTCGAACACGTTACGGCCGGCCGCGACCGGCCTCTCGTCCTGGACCTGGGCTGCGGACCCGGCTCCCTGGCCGCCAGACTCGCCGAGCGCCTGCCGGACGCGGAGATCGTCGCCGTCGACATGGACCCGCTCCTCCTGGAACTCGGCCGCACCCACCACGCGGGCGCCGCCCGCTACGTCGACACCCTGATCGGCGACGACGGCTGGACCGACGCCCTCGAACTGGGCCGCCCCCTGGACGCGGCCGTCTCGACGACAGCCCTCCACTACCTCCCCGAGCCGACGCTCCTGTGCACGTACCGCCGTCTCGGGTCACTCCTGCGCTCCGGCGGTGCCCTCGTCAACGGCGACCACTTTCCCCAGGACGGCCCGCTCTGCTCGGAGCTCACCGCGCATGTGGGGCGCCGCCGGGCCGAGCGGGCAGGCAGTCACGGCCACGAGGACTGGGAATCCTGGTGGGCCGCGGCGGCCCGGGACCCCGAACTGGCCGACCTGTTCACCCAGCGTGAGCAGCGCCGCCCCGCAAGCGGCGGTGGCAACGAGGGCGGCCACCTGACCGCGGCCCGCCATGCGGAACTGCTGCGACAGGCGGGCTTTGGCCAGGTCGCCCCGGTCTGGCAGTTCGGCGACAGCCACGTCCTTGTGGCGGTCAAGGACTGA
- a CDS encoding GNAT family N-acetyltransferase yields the protein MAAHETVKSPEFAQFSRPQEITPALRRELIDCWTAVSNAGGAVLAGGFPLPPVSTRDVGPVVDQIVHGLDPRRGRLLVAAVEGVLAGWLILRRDPHPLVTHCGVVNHVQTHTRFRGLGIGAALMRRVPGIARDEMGLERLGLAARAGLGLEEFYAKLGWAEIGRWPGALRVAPGDDRDEILMSLAL from the coding sequence ATGGCAGCGCACGAGACGGTGAAGTCACCCGAGTTCGCACAGTTCTCCCGGCCCCAGGAGATCACCCCTGCCCTCAGGCGGGAGCTGATCGACTGCTGGACGGCCGTGAGCAACGCGGGCGGGGCGGTTCTCGCGGGCGGCTTCCCGCTGCCGCCCGTGAGCACGCGGGACGTCGGACCAGTGGTGGACCAGATCGTCCACGGACTTGATCCGCGACGCGGCAGGCTGCTCGTGGCCGCCGTCGAGGGTGTGCTCGCGGGCTGGCTCATCCTTCGCCGCGATCCACATCCGCTCGTCACACACTGCGGCGTGGTCAACCACGTCCAGACGCACACCCGTTTCCGCGGTCTGGGCATCGGCGCCGCGCTGATGCGCCGCGTCCCCGGCATCGCACGCGACGAGATGGGCCTGGAACGGCTGGGGCTCGCCGCGAGGGCGGGTCTGGGGCTGGAGGAGTTCTACGCCAAGCTGGGCTGGGCGGAGATCGGCCGATGGCCGGGGGCACTGCGGGTGGCCCCCGGCGACGACCGGGACGAGATCCTGATGAGCCTGGCCCTGTAA